A genomic segment from Gossypium hirsutum isolate 1008001.06 chromosome D04, Gossypium_hirsutum_v2.1, whole genome shotgun sequence encodes:
- the LOC107899413 gene encoding uncharacterized protein At3g28850 produces the protein MKGFKGRLLKKLKFIPTIKSLRKSFAFHPYHKHPFSNHNRYSQPVYKDQGCKINIHIPDPVIHSKNQKGKGTDLDQFDVGHQDNNKPAPKIEFKETATKEGHSQLPIASNAFDKPETVKIHSPLKDFEEKCPPGGEDSVVLYTTSLRGIRKTFEDCNAIRYLLSSFRILVHERDVSMDMEFREELWRLFGKKVIPPKLFIKGRYIGGADEVMGLHEEGKVKKLFEGIPSNIPCSECANMRFLVCPNCNGSRKVFAETDDDDEMCLKCPDCNENGLVKCAACC, from the coding sequence ATGAAAGGCTTCAAGGGAAGATTGCTGAAGAAACTCAAATTCATACCTACTATCAAGTCTTTGAGAAAAAGCTTTGCCTTCCACCCATATCACAAACACCCTTTCTCCAATCATAATCGCTATAGTCAACCAGTTTACAAAGACCAAGGCTGCAAAATCAACATTCATATCCCTGACCCAGTTATCCATTCTAAAAATCAAAAGGGTAAAGGAACTGATTTGGATCAATTTGATGTTGGCCACCAGGACAATAACAAGCCTGCACCCAAGATTGAGTTCAAAGAGACTGCGACTAAAGAGGGTCATTCTCAGCTTCCAATCGCCTCAAACGCCTTTGACAAACCTGAAACTGTGAAGATACATTCACCCTTGAAAGATTTCGAAGAGAAATGTCCACCTGGTGGGGAAGATTCAGTGGTTTTATACACAACAAGCTTGAGAGGGATAAGGAAAACATTTGAAGATTGCAACGCTATCAGATATCTTTTGAGCAGTTTCAGGATATTGGTCCATGAAAGAGATGTCTCAATGGACATGGAGTTCAGGGAAGAACTATGGAGGTTATTTGGTAAAAAAGTAATCCCTCCAAAGCTGTTCATAAAAGGAAGATACATAGGAGGAGCTGATGAAGTCATGGGACTCCATGAGGAAGGAAAGGTTAAGAAACTCTTCGAAGGGATACCTTCGAATATCCCTTGTAGTGAGTGTGCCAATATGCGGTTCTTGGTTTGCCCCAACTGCAATGGCAGCCGCAAGGTTTTTGCAGAAacggatgatgatgatgagatgTGCTTGAAATGCCCTGATTGCAATGAGAATGGGTTGGTTAAATGCGCTGCTTGCTGCTGA